A region from the Cannabis sativa cultivar Pink pepper isolate KNU-18-1 chromosome 9, ASM2916894v1, whole genome shotgun sequence genome encodes:
- the LOC115723199 gene encoding peptide methionine sulfoxide reductase B5 gives MATTPTPAPIPVQKTEEEWRAILSPEQFRILRQKGTEERGTGKYDKLFEEGIYDCAGCGTPLYKASTKFNSGCGWPAFFEGLPGAINRTPDPDGRRTEITCAACGGHLGHVFKGEGFQTPTDERHCVNSVSVKFVPANAATAASVSV, from the exons ATGGCGACTACACCTACACCTGCTCCAATCCCAGTGCAAAAGACAGAAGAAGAGTGGCGAGCTATTCTCTCTCCTGAACAGTTTAGGATTCTTCGTCAAAAAGGAACAGA GGAACGAGGCACTGGGAAATACGACAAGTTGTTTGAAGAAGGAATTTATGATTGCGCTGGTTGTGGTACACCACTTTACAAAGCTAGTACCAAATTTAACTCTGGTTGTGGTTGGCCTGCATTCTTTGAGGGTCTGCCTGGAGCTATAAACCGCACT CCTGACCCAGATGGGAGAAGAACTGAGATAACTTGTGCAGCTTGTGGTGGTCACCTGGGACATGTTTTCAAAGGAGAAGGATTCCAAACTCCAACCGATGAACGACACTGCGTGAATAGCGTTTCGGTTAAATTTGTTCCAGCCAATGCTGCTACTGCTGCTTCAGTCTCAGTATGA